One genomic segment of Sanyastnella coralliicola includes these proteins:
- a CDS encoding dihydroorotase — MRWLIKSATIVDPNSPLHGKKRDILIENGKISDIKSKISDKKAKEISFPNLHVSPGWVDTRAHFADPGEEYKEGLQNGLDAAAAGGFTHVVSMPDTTPVVDSKGQLEYLLRRSDGHATRLCPAGALSQGSKGKQLAELYDMHCSGAVMFTDGHSTKRTELMRRALEYTKTFGGVVASLPYDEDLSEKGNMHEGVTSTMNGLKAIPTMAETIRIMRDIELLRYTGGRLHFMLVSSAEGVNLIKRAKKEGLEVTCGVSVHHLMHTDEDLADFNSNLKVSPPFRSKTDRSALLKAVNDGTVDVICSDHRPEDVEHKKLEFPQANFGIGAIEDSFSVAMTAGVSPEQFVERTAHAGRKLIGLEAAAIQKDAEADLTLFDPSLKHEVNKDHISLAYNNPYVGQELTGKVFGVIRGEAAAIR, encoded by the coding sequence ATGCGTTGGTTGATCAAATCGGCTACAATCGTTGACCCGAATTCGCCCCTACACGGGAAGAAAAGAGACATCCTTATTGAGAATGGAAAGATCTCCGATATCAAATCGAAGATCAGTGATAAGAAAGCCAAGGAGATCAGTTTCCCGAACCTTCATGTTTCACCAGGCTGGGTTGATACCCGTGCACACTTTGCCGATCCAGGTGAAGAGTACAAAGAAGGTCTGCAAAACGGACTTGACGCCGCAGCGGCTGGTGGATTCACCCACGTGGTATCCATGCCGGACACCACTCCGGTGGTTGATTCAAAAGGACAACTAGAATACCTCCTTCGTCGTTCAGATGGCCATGCTACGCGACTTTGTCCGGCAGGAGCCCTCTCGCAAGGTTCCAAAGGAAAGCAGCTCGCTGAGCTCTATGATATGCACTGCTCAGGTGCGGTGATGTTCACTGACGGACATTCAACCAAGCGCACGGAGCTAATGCGTCGAGCGCTTGAGTACACCAAAACATTCGGTGGTGTTGTAGCCAGTCTTCCGTACGATGAAGACCTCTCAGAGAAAGGCAACATGCACGAAGGTGTGACCAGCACCATGAATGGATTGAAAGCCATTCCAACCATGGCGGAGACCATCCGCATCATGCGTGATATCGAACTCCTCCGCTACACTGGCGGAAGACTTCACTTCATGCTTGTTTCTTCAGCAGAAGGAGTCAACTTGATCAAACGCGCAAAGAAAGAAGGACTCGAAGTAACCTGCGGTGTATCTGTACATCACCTCATGCACACGGATGAAGACCTTGCAGACTTCAATTCAAACCTGAAGGTGAGTCCACCATTCCGTTCAAAGACAGATCGAAGCGCCTTGCTAAAGGCAGTGAACGACGGCACTGTGGATGTCATCTGTTCAGATCACCGTCCAGAAGATGTGGAGCACAAGAAATTGGAGTTCCCTCAAGCGAACTTTGGAATCGGTGCGATTGAAGATAGCTTCTCAGTAGCGATGACTGCTGGAGTATCTCCAGAACAATTCGTGGAGCGCACAGCACATGCTGGCCGCAAGCTGATCGGACTAGAAGCTGCCGCCATCCAAAAAGACGCGGAAGCAGACTTGACCTTGTTTGACCCGAGCTTGAAGCACGAGGTAAACAAAGACCATATCAGTCTAGCCTACAACAATCCTTATGTAGGTCAGGAATTGACAGGAAAAGTATTTGGAGTGATCCGCGGTGAAGCGGCAGCCATTCGTTGA
- the murQ gene encoding N-acetylmuramic acid 6-phosphate etherase, with the protein MEKKLPHTERQSHYDHLEQMSVSELLTSINKEDRSVPETVAGVIPKISTLVEIIGDKMKQGGRLFYLGAGTSGRLGIVDASECPPTFGVDQGRVVGLIAGGDSAIRKAVEFAEDDPEGGWNDLCSHNVNENDVVIGIAASGRTPYVIGALKRCRENNIVTGCITCNEGSELAAVADHPIEAVTGPEFVTGSTRMKAGTAQKLILNMISTAVMIQLGHVKGNRMVDMQLANNKLLDRGTRMIVEALGVPADTARKLLEETGSVRAAIEKGKE; encoded by the coding sequence ATGGAAAAGAAGCTTCCTCATACGGAACGACAGAGCCACTATGATCACCTCGAACAAATGTCGGTGAGTGAGTTGCTGACGTCAATCAATAAAGAAGACCGTTCGGTGCCCGAAACCGTTGCAGGTGTCATCCCGAAGATTTCCACATTGGTAGAAATCATTGGTGATAAGATGAAGCAAGGCGGTAGACTATTCTACCTCGGCGCAGGAACCAGCGGACGACTCGGCATCGTAGATGCGAGTGAATGTCCGCCAACCTTCGGAGTAGACCAAGGCAGAGTTGTTGGTTTGATTGCCGGTGGAGACAGTGCCATTCGAAAGGCCGTTGAGTTTGCGGAAGATGATCCGGAGGGAGGTTGGAACGATCTGTGCTCTCATAACGTAAATGAGAACGATGTGGTGATTGGAATTGCAGCCAGTGGACGCACTCCATATGTAATTGGGGCCCTGAAACGTTGCCGAGAGAACAACATTGTCACAGGTTGTATTACATGCAACGAAGGAAGTGAATTAGCAGCCGTAGCTGATCACCCTATTGAAGCGGTAACTGGACCTGAGTTTGTCACCGGAAGCACACGCATGAAAGCAGGAACAGCGCAAAAGCTGATCCTCAATATGATTTCCACAGCAGTCATGATCCAGCTCGGACATGTCAAGGGAAATCGCATGGTAGACATGCAATTGGCAAACAATAAACTGTTAGACCGAGGCACACGTATGATCGTAGAAGCCTTGGGCGTTCCCGCCGATACGGCGAGAAAATTATTAGAAGAAACAGGCAGTGTGCGCGCTGCTATTGAAAAAGGCAAAGAGTAA
- a CDS encoding YjjG family noncanonical pyrimidine nucleotidase, whose amino-acid sequence MEIRHIFFDLDHTLWDFEANSRQALEQLYEQYKIKEMGIESLATFIDIYEAENERSWALYRVGKMTKHDLRYNRFFRAFEQQGITKEQSAELGEEYIRISPHNTHLMPGAIEAVEYLKSKDYILHILTNGFEEVQHIKMDKSGLKPYFDEVITSDQIGVKKPDPIAFHKAKELTGLNTEPIAMIGDHLEADVLGAMNVGWKGIYYNPEKEEVKVDIHHELHHLDDLKGIF is encoded by the coding sequence ATGGAAATTCGACACATTTTCTTCGATTTAGATCATACGCTTTGGGACTTTGAAGCGAATTCTCGCCAAGCCCTTGAACAGTTGTATGAGCAGTACAAAATCAAGGAAATGGGGATTGAATCATTAGCGACCTTCATTGATATCTATGAAGCGGAGAACGAGCGCTCATGGGCCTTGTATCGTGTAGGCAAGATGACTAAGCACGACTTACGTTACAACCGTTTCTTCAGGGCTTTCGAGCAACAAGGAATTACCAAAGAACAATCTGCTGAGTTGGGGGAGGAGTACATTCGCATCTCTCCGCACAACACCCACTTGATGCCGGGGGCGATTGAGGCCGTGGAATACCTGAAGTCGAAAGATTACATCTTGCATATTCTGACCAACGGATTCGAAGAGGTACAGCACATCAAGATGGATAAAAGTGGATTGAAGCCATACTTCGATGAGGTGATTACCTCAGATCAAATCGGGGTGAAGAAGCCTGATCCGATTGCCTTTCATAAGGCCAAGGAGTTAACGGGATTGAACACGGAGCCCATCGCCATGATTGGTGACCATTTGGAGGCGGATGTCCTCGGAGCCATGAATGTGGGGTGGAAAGGGATCTACTACAATCCAGAGAAAGAAGAGGTGAAAGTGGATATCCACCATGAATTGCATCACCTCGATGATTTGAAGGGAATCTTCTGA
- a CDS encoding DUF3467 domain-containing protein produces the protein MEQPKKNKLNIELSEEVSQGIYSNLAVITHSPSEFVVDFVRVMPGVPKAQVKSRVIITPQHAKRLMKALAENVRKYESQHGPIAESKGPEQMMPMNFGGPQGQA, from the coding sequence ATGGAACAACCGAAGAAGAACAAGCTCAACATTGAGCTATCAGAAGAAGTATCGCAGGGAATCTACTCTAACCTAGCCGTGATCACGCACTCGCCATCAGAATTTGTGGTAGACTTTGTACGCGTGATGCCAGGTGTTCCGAAGGCACAAGTGAAGTCTCGTGTGATCATCACTCCGCAGCACGCGAAGCGTTTGATGAAAGCGTTGGCTGAAAACGTACGCAAGTACGAATCACAGCACGGACCAATTGCTGAGTCGAAGGGACCAGAGCAGATGATGCCGATGAACTTCGGAGGACCTCAGGGTCAGGCCTAA
- the upp gene encoding uracil phosphoribosyltransferase, with protein sequence MVRELGKTNSVFNTFIAEIRSQETQKDRMRFRRNLERIAEVMAYEISKTFPVEEKEIITPLGEADMHVISEQPVLVTILRAGLPFHQGFLNYFDAADNGFISAYRRSHKGGDFEIEVEYVSSPSINDRTVILCDPMIATGSSVECVYQALKAKGTPKHIHIASAIASNQGIAHIKSQLPENITIWAGAVDSELTAQSYIVPGLGDAGDLAYGRKNM encoded by the coding sequence ATGGTTCGTGAACTCGGTAAGACAAACTCAGTCTTCAACACCTTTATCGCTGAGATTCGATCTCAGGAGACTCAGAAAGATCGCATGCGATTTCGTAGAAATTTGGAGCGCATTGCGGAAGTGATGGCCTATGAGATTAGCAAGACCTTTCCGGTAGAGGAGAAGGAGATTATCACTCCCTTGGGAGAGGCTGATATGCACGTGATTAGCGAGCAGCCGGTGTTGGTTACGATTCTGCGTGCGGGGTTGCCGTTTCATCAGGGGTTTTTGAATTACTTCGACGCGGCGGACAACGGATTCATTTCAGCTTACCGTCGTTCACATAAGGGAGGAGATTTTGAGATTGAGGTGGAGTATGTTTCTTCGCCTTCGATTAATGATCGTACGGTGATCTTGTGTGATCCGATGATTGCGACAGGATCTTCTGTGGAGTGTGTTTACCAAGCCTTGAAGGCGAAGGGTACTCCGAAGCATATCCATATCGCTTCCGCGATAGCGAGCAATCAAGGAATCGCGCACATCAAAAGTCAATTGCCTGAGAATATTACCATTTGGGCTGGAGCTGTGGATAGCGAATTGACCGCTCAGTCGTACATCGTACCTGGACTTGGTGACGCGGGTGATCTCGCCTACGGACGCAAAAACATGTAA
- a CDS encoding NUDIX hydrolase, giving the protein MKIDRFNVRVYFLIVEEGQILLSDEILGGKDSTKFPGGGLEYGEGLIEAAQREALEELGQEIEVLEHFYTTDFFIASRFRPTDQIISVYYFAKLRDEVSFRLARKKYDWQRHEEREESFRWQAINTLTPEDMTFETDAEVVRRLREIY; this is encoded by the coding sequence ATGAAGATCGATCGATTTAATGTCCGTGTTTACTTTTTGATTGTGGAGGAGGGTCAAATCTTACTCTCTGATGAAATTCTAGGAGGAAAGGATTCTACGAAGTTTCCCGGTGGTGGACTTGAATACGGCGAAGGACTGATAGAAGCAGCCCAGCGTGAAGCTCTAGAGGAGCTAGGGCAGGAGATCGAAGTTCTCGAGCATTTCTACACGACCGACTTCTTTATTGCCAGTCGATTTCGCCCAACTGATCAAATCATTAGCGTCTATTACTTCGCCAAGTTAAGAGACGAAGTCTCGTTCCGCCTAGCGCGAAAAAAGTATGATTGGCAACGTCATGAAGAGCGTGAGGAGAGCTTCCGATGGCAAGCGATCAATACCTTAACACCGGAGGATATGACTTTCGAGACTGACGCTGAAGTGGTGCGTCGACTTCGAGAAATCTATTAG
- the mnmD gene encoding tRNA (5-methylaminomethyl-2-thiouridine)(34)-methyltransferase MnmD — protein MKRKIITTGDGSQTLEVEELEETYHSRHGARQESEHVFIQMGLVPALAEKKELTILEVGFGTGLNAILSWKAAKKAGAKIHYIGLEAFPVTFDEVAPLGYAEGDEEAVFFQKLHEASWEEEVAIDEQFSVTKREVKLEDARLEHGVADVVYYDAFGPRAQPEMWRLSLFQQLCEATNEGGIFVSYCAKGQVRRDLASAGYDMERIEGPPGKRHMLRGRK, from the coding sequence GTGAAACGAAAGATCATCACAACCGGTGACGGCTCCCAGACATTGGAAGTGGAAGAGCTGGAAGAAACCTACCATTCTCGACATGGAGCACGGCAAGAATCCGAACATGTCTTCATTCAAATGGGATTGGTTCCTGCGTTAGCAGAAAAAAAGGAGCTTACCATTTTAGAAGTCGGTTTCGGAACAGGGTTAAACGCCATTCTTTCGTGGAAAGCAGCGAAGAAAGCCGGGGCCAAGATTCACTATATCGGATTGGAAGCATTTCCAGTCACCTTTGATGAGGTGGCTCCTTTGGGCTATGCTGAGGGTGATGAGGAAGCGGTCTTCTTTCAAAAACTTCATGAAGCTTCTTGGGAAGAGGAGGTTGCTATCGATGAGCAATTTTCTGTCACAAAGCGGGAAGTGAAGCTCGAAGACGCCAGACTTGAACATGGGGTGGCTGATGTCGTTTACTATGATGCCTTTGGTCCGAGAGCGCAGCCTGAAATGTGGCGTTTGTCTTTGTTTCAGCAATTGTGTGAAGCGACAAATGAAGGTGGCATATTCGTGTCCTACTGCGCGAAAGGACAAGTACGTAGAGACTTGGCTAGCGCTGGGTATGACATGGAGCGTATCGAAGGACCTCCAGGAAAAAGACACATGCTACGAGGAAGAAAATGA
- a CDS encoding BatA domain-containing protein → MKFAHPEILWALIALAVPVIVHLFNFRRFKRVEFSNVAFLKEVQQETKSRSRLKHLLILTSRLLAILFLVFAFAQPFIPLDETRTGATTRNVSIYIDNSFSMDALSGEGRLLDLAKAKAGEVISAYQATDRFQIITNDLEGRHQRFHSQEDVLDMLDEITVSSAVRPLGEVIQRQQDLIMTSGAEDTYGGNIFVFSDLQESTHRFDGFVPDSAINVRFVPEFATRSANVWIDSIWFDTPVRSLNEPEKLNLRIMNDAAEGLDNVPMKLEINGQQKAIGSFNVLPGTFTDTCLYFTSTTPGVKHCRLSIQDHPISYDDDWHFGFTIAAKVKVLVIKEANGGGEFRSIFGNDPFYDLEVSDLGNVNYGRIPLFDLVILDEPSSIASGLTQELASFINDGGTVLFFPKSNGEKNSYNELLLAGGAPSIKSRTSIRSKVSDINLSHPIYAGVFDRIPENIDLPQVTSYLAFSRGSRSGEQQLLTLQNGDPFFFRASEGEGQLFVSAVGLSQEESNFSKHAIFVPTILRVAEFARPSGDMDQTIGADAVLTLRKLPVTGDASFKLQRVGSEEGYIPRHRSVRGGVEIFLGDQQGSAGNYELLLADSVVKAIGLNYSRDESSLSAYTKANWENELALAGWNKSSVIESSIDTVSNAVEQLDEGKVLWDLFIMLAIAMLVIELLLIKFWKS, encoded by the coding sequence ATGAAATTCGCACATCCGGAAATACTCTGGGCACTCATCGCACTGGCCGTTCCAGTGATCGTCCACCTCTTCAATTTTCGGAGATTCAAACGTGTTGAATTCTCTAACGTCGCATTCCTTAAAGAAGTTCAGCAAGAGACCAAGTCGCGTTCACGACTCAAACACCTCTTGATTCTTACTTCGCGTTTGTTGGCGATCCTCTTCCTTGTCTTTGCTTTTGCCCAACCCTTCATCCCCCTCGATGAAACAAGAACGGGAGCGACCACACGAAACGTTTCGATCTACATTGACAACAGTTTCAGTATGGATGCCTTGAGCGGTGAAGGAAGACTGCTTGATCTCGCCAAGGCGAAAGCAGGTGAAGTCATCAGTGCTTATCAGGCTACCGATCGATTCCAAATCATCACTAATGATCTGGAAGGTCGACATCAACGATTCCACAGCCAAGAAGACGTGTTAGACATGCTCGATGAAATCACGGTTTCATCTGCAGTACGACCGTTGGGAGAAGTCATTCAACGTCAACAAGACCTGATCATGACCTCTGGTGCTGAAGACACCTATGGCGGGAATATCTTCGTCTTCTCTGATCTTCAAGAGTCAACACACCGCTTCGATGGCTTTGTTCCAGACAGTGCCATCAACGTGCGTTTCGTTCCAGAATTTGCCACGAGATCAGCCAATGTTTGGATTGATTCTATCTGGTTTGATACTCCAGTGCGTAGCTTGAACGAACCAGAAAAGCTGAACCTGCGCATCATGAACGATGCCGCTGAAGGACTAGATAATGTCCCGATGAAATTGGAAATCAATGGACAGCAAAAAGCCATTGGTAGCTTCAACGTACTACCCGGAACATTCACTGATACTTGTCTTTACTTCACATCGACTACCCCTGGGGTGAAGCACTGCAGACTTTCGATTCAAGATCACCCGATTAGCTACGACGACGATTGGCACTTTGGCTTCACCATCGCAGCCAAAGTAAAAGTGCTAGTGATCAAAGAGGCCAACGGTGGAGGTGAGTTCCGCAGCATCTTTGGGAATGACCCGTTCTACGATCTTGAAGTGAGTGACCTGGGGAATGTCAACTACGGACGTATCCCTCTCTTCGATTTGGTGATCTTGGATGAGCCGAGTTCGATTGCTTCCGGGCTGACCCAAGAATTAGCGAGCTTCATCAATGATGGCGGAACCGTACTCTTCTTCCCGAAATCAAATGGTGAGAAGAATTCTTACAATGAACTGTTGCTCGCAGGTGGGGCGCCATCGATTAAGAGCCGCACTTCTATTCGATCAAAGGTTTCTGACATCAACCTATCACACCCTATTTACGCTGGGGTATTTGATCGCATTCCAGAAAACATTGACCTGCCACAAGTCACGAGTTACCTCGCCTTTAGCAGAGGTTCTCGTTCGGGTGAGCAACAACTCTTGACCCTCCAGAATGGTGACCCTTTCTTCTTCCGCGCTAGCGAAGGTGAAGGACAACTATTCGTTTCAGCAGTAGGCCTAAGTCAAGAAGAAAGCAACTTCTCGAAGCACGCCATTTTTGTACCAACCATCTTGAGGGTAGCGGAATTCGCTCGACCAAGTGGAGACATGGATCAGACCATTGGTGCAGACGCCGTTCTTACCTTAAGAAAGCTTCCGGTGACCGGTGACGCCTCGTTTAAGCTTCAGCGTGTGGGGAGCGAAGAAGGCTACATTCCAAGACACCGCTCTGTTCGTGGAGGGGTTGAGATCTTCCTAGGAGATCAGCAGGGAAGCGCAGGAAATTATGAACTCTTACTCGCAGACTCTGTCGTAAAAGCGATTGGTCTGAACTACTCACGCGATGAGTCTTCTTTGAGTGCCTACACCAAGGCCAATTGGGAGAACGAACTGGCGCTCGCTGGTTGGAATAAGAGTTCTGTTATTGAATCGTCTATTGATACGGTAAGCAACGCAGTGGAGCAACTTGATGAAGGCAAGGTCTTGTGGGACCTCTTCATTATGTTAGCCATTGCCATGCTAGTTATTGAATTGCTGCTCATTAAATTTTGGAAATCTTGA
- a CDS encoding SUMF1/EgtB/PvdO family nonheme iron enzyme → MKLKYRAVALALPAILLLSSWMTLDLKKNPGFPKHFDDHFAAVPGMAYTMVMDCDTCTHNRTVMVEGFYCATTEVSNFMYREFLTDLKRAGETEKLALAQVDSLQWRTPMGYNEPFVEYYFNHPAYNDYPVVNVSHEGAELYCAWLQDSLNAFADGQVKYTVTLPTRDEWVAAAKGGHEFATYAWGGPYLRNAKGCFLANFRYLGAGNIHYNSETGEYEVLTSVPGPMLGHPGATLGEIGKKNQECFISAYQLTAPVSSFTKNDFGLYNMNGNVAEMVAEKGIACGGGWKSTGYDVRCESTMPNDGPQTDVGFRPIIRVDRR, encoded by the coding sequence ATGAAACTGAAGTATCGCGCTGTTGCCTTGGCGCTACCTGCCATTCTTTTGCTATCGAGTTGGATGACCTTGGACCTCAAGAAGAATCCTGGCTTCCCGAAACACTTTGATGATCACTTTGCGGCCGTCCCTGGGATGGCATATACGATGGTCATGGATTGTGATACCTGTACCCATAACCGGACGGTCATGGTGGAAGGTTTTTATTGCGCTACTACGGAGGTGAGCAACTTCATGTACCGTGAGTTTTTGACTGATTTAAAGCGAGCTGGTGAAACTGAAAAGCTAGCCTTAGCTCAAGTTGATTCACTTCAATGGCGCACGCCGATGGGGTATAACGAGCCCTTTGTTGAGTATTACTTCAATCACCCGGCATACAATGATTATCCTGTGGTGAATGTCTCACATGAAGGGGCAGAGCTTTACTGTGCATGGCTTCAAGATTCGTTGAATGCTTTTGCAGATGGACAAGTTAAATATACCGTGACCCTGCCAACAAGAGACGAATGGGTAGCCGCTGCCAAAGGCGGACATGAATTCGCTACCTACGCATGGGGTGGACCATACCTTCGCAATGCGAAGGGATGTTTTTTGGCCAACTTCAGATACTTGGGCGCAGGAAACATCCATTACAATTCTGAAACAGGAGAGTACGAGGTGTTGACCAGTGTTCCTGGCCCAATGCTCGGTCATCCGGGTGCGACGCTTGGAGAAATTGGAAAGAAGAACCAAGAGTGCTTCATTTCTGCTTATCAACTCACGGCTCCTGTGAGTTCATTTACAAAGAATGATTTCGGTCTGTACAACATGAACGGAAACGTCGCCGAAATGGTCGCCGAAAAAGGCATCGCCTGCGGCGGCGGATGGAAATCTACCGGATATGATGTCCGCTGTGAAAGCACCATGCCGAATGACGGACCACAAACGGATGTTGGGTTTCGACCGATTATTCGGGTTGATAGGCGTTAG
- a CDS encoding TIGR02757 family protein, translating to MKRLLTTSFPTKREELGDWLDAQWLKYESPEFIDSDPIQIPQSFTKKEDQEISGFLAATIAWGQRKTIINNAHSIVERMDQAPHDFILNAEDQDMKRLQGFVHRTFNDTDLLFFVASLRNIYRHHGGLETVFANAIASKGQMGLAIAEFKKVFFSIEHPGRTTKHVADPTRGSSAKRINMYLRWMVRSKEKGVDLGIWNQISPSQLYVPLDVHTGNVARELSLLTRKQNDWKAVEELMEVLRSLDAEDPVKYDFALFGTGVFG from the coding sequence GTGAAACGTCTTTTAACAACAAGTTTTCCAACGAAACGTGAAGAGCTCGGAGATTGGCTCGATGCACAATGGCTGAAGTACGAATCACCAGAGTTCATCGATTCCGATCCGATTCAGATTCCGCAGTCCTTCACAAAAAAGGAAGACCAAGAGATTAGCGGCTTCCTCGCTGCTACCATCGCTTGGGGGCAACGCAAGACCATCATCAACAACGCACACAGCATCGTAGAGCGCATGGATCAAGCTCCCCACGACTTCATTTTGAACGCCGAAGATCAAGACATGAAGCGCCTTCAAGGCTTCGTCCATCGCACCTTTAATGATACTGATCTGCTCTTCTTTGTCGCTTCGCTCCGAAACATCTACCGCCATCACGGAGGCTTGGAAACTGTTTTTGCTAATGCCATTGCTTCCAAGGGTCAGATGGGTCTCGCTATCGCGGAATTCAAAAAGGTATTCTTCTCCATCGAGCACCCCGGTAGAACCACTAAACACGTAGCCGACCCCACACGCGGCTCAAGTGCCAAACGCATCAACATGTACCTCCGCTGGATGGTCCGCTCCAAAGAAAAGGGAGTTGACCTCGGCATTTGGAATCAAATTTCCCCATCCCAGTTATACGTCCCACTAGACGTCCACACGGGAAACGTCGCCAGAGAACTCAGCTTACTCACCCGCAAACAGAACGACTGGAAAGCCGTGGAAGAACTTATGGAGGTATTACGCTCGTTAGACGCGGAAGACCCGGTGAAGTATGATTTTGCGTTGTTCGGAACGGGGGTGTTTGGCTGA
- a CDS encoding tetratricopeptide repeat protein, with protein MNLKLLLPILALAMVSFQAQAYEVLEADTNDTGFFEKGALPAKMLAAKHEFNERNMRGALTIYREILQAEPDNSSAQYWTARCHYELKRYDLAIKYLDKAVEIDPKVNDNVDFFYGKIHHRLAELDLAIDRFQKFLDENGNKNTFDVEEARRFIAQCKYAKELMARPHQVSIENMGPEVNSRFDEYAPSVTAKGDKLFFTSRRSNAVGGEIDEGGDYKFYEDVYYTKQGEDGVWIDAEGVSGEVNTPTYDAVLSISPDGTSMFVYRNNQNSAGDIFVSGYDKHEDSWRAPEKMDRPVNTSYFESSVSITADGETLYFISERPEGQGQGDIYVAKKSGQGWGKPKNLGEVINTELDEKFVFIHPSGKTLYFASNGHQTMGSYDIFRTEFVNGQWSIPVNLGFPINTVNEESTFSLTRDSKTMYIAAEYDDALGERDIYEIDVSKYRLISEGYSASNYGTMILTVQDSQGNNLKGAQVDFMLENGDRVIASEKTDKLGRVRVNLPGGVRYKAIISSRKSSGQISFEMILNELGETVMKETVKL; from the coding sequence ATGAATCTGAAGCTGCTCCTACCCATCCTTGCATTGGCGATGGTTTCGTTCCAAGCACAAGCTTATGAAGTGCTTGAAGCTGATACAAATGATACCGGATTTTTCGAGAAAGGTGCCCTGCCTGCTAAAATGCTAGCGGCAAAACACGAGTTCAATGAGCGCAACATGCGCGGTGCGTTGACCATTTATCGTGAAATCCTTCAAGCAGAGCCTGATAACAGCTCAGCACAATACTGGACAGCGCGCTGTCACTATGAATTGAAGCGTTATGATCTCGCAATCAAGTACCTTGATAAAGCGGTAGAGATTGACCCAAAGGTGAACGATAATGTTGACTTCTTCTACGGGAAAATTCACCATCGTTTGGCAGAGCTCGACCTAGCAATTGATCGCTTCCAGAAGTTCCTTGATGAGAATGGGAATAAGAACACGTTTGATGTGGAAGAGGCACGTCGTTTTATCGCTCAATGTAAATACGCGAAAGAACTCATGGCGAGACCACATCAGGTGTCCATTGAGAATATGGGACCCGAAGTCAACTCGCGTTTCGATGAATATGCCCCTTCCGTAACAGCGAAAGGAGACAAGCTCTTCTTTACTTCTCGTCGTTCTAACGCCGTAGGTGGAGAAATCGATGAAGGAGGTGACTACAAATTCTACGAAGACGTTTACTACACCAAGCAAGGAGAAGATGGCGTTTGGATAGACGCGGAAGGCGTAAGCGGCGAAGTGAATACACCAACCTACGATGCGGTGCTTTCTATTTCTCCTGATGGAACAAGCATGTTCGTATACCGAAACAATCAGAACAGTGCGGGAGATATCTTCGTTTCGGGTTACGACAAACACGAAGACTCATGGCGTGCTCCTGAGAAAATGGACCGTCCGGTGAATACCTCTTACTTCGAGAGTTCGGTATCGATTACTGCTGATGGCGAGACCTTGTACTTCATTTCTGAACGTCCAGAAGGACAAGGGCAAGGAGACATCTATGTAGCGAAAAAGAGCGGTCAAGGATGGGGCAAGCCGAAAAACTTGGGTGAGGTGATTAACACTGAGCTCGACGAGAAATTTGTCTTCATTCACCCAAGTGGTAAGACCCTTTACTTCGCTAGTAACGGTCACCAGACGATGGGTAGCTACGATATCTTCCGAACTGAGTTCGTAAATGGTCAATGGTCGATTCCTGTGAACCTCGGATTTCCGATTAACACGGTGAACGAAGAGAGTACCTTCTCTTTGACGCGTGATAGCAAGACCATGTACATTGCTGCTGAATACGATGATGCACTTGGTGAGCGTGACATTTACGAGATCGATGTGTCGAAATACCGTTTGATTAGCGAAGGCTACTCTGCAAGCAATTACGGGACGATGATCTTGACTGTACAAGACAGCCAAGGGAACAACCTCAAAGGTGCGCAGGTAGATTTCATGTTGGAAAACGGAGATCGTGTCATCGCCAGCGAAAAGACAGACAAGCTTGGAAGAGTGCGTGTCAATCTACCAGGTGGCGTGCGCTATAAGGCCATCATTTCGTCTCGTAAATCAAGTGGTCAGATCAGTTTTGAAATGATCTTGAACGAGTTGGGTGAGACCGTAATGAAAGAGACGGTCAAACTCTAA